In Chaetodon trifascialis isolate fChaTrf1 chromosome 8, fChaTrf1.hap1, whole genome shotgun sequence, the DNA window ttttatcttgttttgcTGACATCAGTCTCTTTCATGCATCTTATacaaaccctgattccaaaaaaatctgaaagcagcacaaagacagtatatttagGGTTTGAGCTCAtgagcttcattgatttttgtaaatatctgctgaatttgatgcagcagcacgtttcaaacatgttgggacagaaGTTACTAAAGACTGTGAAAGATGgggaacgttccacaggtaaacaggttgatcagtaacaggtgagaggatcatgattgggtgtgaaaggcgcatcctggaaaggctcagtggttctcgagtgaggatggagcaaggttcaccactttgtgaacacatgattgtattaaggagattaatacatgagTTAAGGAAAacttttgtttgcagatgatttcattgtgtttatttccaaacttttttggaatcagggttgtattgAAGTAAGCAGGAATACTCTGTAAAGCCAGTAACTGCGCTTAGAGGTGCAGTAAGTGATTCTGGAGAAAGATGACTGTTGAGATTCATTCCCAGTTTGTCCAGTGCTGATTCTTTGGGACCCAAAGCGTCAGTGTATGACGACCTGGGAATTAGTCTCAACAGTCagctggctctgattggttgttttgatTCGGCGGATTCTTGTAAATGCCATTAGAAGGACATGAAGGTGCCGGAGAAAACAGATTTGTCTCAGTGATGATTTTCAGGAAAACTGGCAAAAAGATGTGCTGAACCTGTAATGTTCACATTGTCTCAGTATACTATGAATGATTCTGTTTGATGGTGCTCACTTTCAGGGACAGTTTGCCATTTTCATAAGCTTATTTACCTTCTGGCTGAGAGATGAGAAACTCGATCCCACTTTTATATGAGCTGCAGTTGGTGGTCAGTTCAGCTTAGACTGGAAATAAGGGGAACTAGCGAGCCTGGCTTTAccagacttcctgtttacagctattatgctaagctaaaactgttattttaaatgacatttaatgtCGGGCCTGCAGGTTTTCCATCATAGATCTCGCTGTGTTTACAGGGTTACTCTTAATCTCATGTAAACAcaccaaaagaaacaaaaaaatttGCCTTGAATTCCAATAAATTTGCTCAACTTTTTTGCATTgccacagctgaaaatgaacTATTCtactttcaaaatgtacattttaacaCTATTTTCCTCGTGCAGGGCTGCGTTGAATCATGTCTGGGACAACAACATGAGCCTCTGAAGGAATCCAGGGGACTCATAACAACCCCGACGGAGCCCGTCGATGAAGAGTCCACCCTGCCGGAGGTGCAGTCCTCACAAGACGAGGGTTTTCCGAGGACACCGGAGGAAAACGAGGATGAGCCGAGCCAGGAGATGCTACCAGACGTACTTTtaactgaaaatggaaaaattgtgACACAGGAGAACGGCAAAGCAGAAGTCCTCTCCCGGCAGGAATCACAAACGCAGACGTTTACAAACTGAAAGACGGCTGTCACTTGTTGATAGTGTGTAATTATGAATGTAACCTGTTGTGTATTGTTGTGCCACATTTCACTTGTACATAATTCTCCCCCTAAAGATCTATGTAGTTGCCTTAATTATTAACAATAAATTTAAAGTTGTATATATTAGCTATATTAGCGGATGATAACCCTGACAGCTGGTAGCGTTTTGTAAATTGCAATctcatttttcactgtgtgtataTAACTTGTTTTGATTTAGTCGTCAACGTTTATGTTAATCCTCTGCAAAATACTTTTGCACATATTTGCACCAGCCACAAAGGAACAACAATACTTGTGCATGTGATTTGCATGtaatttaaaagcttttaatttgCATTAAAGTTTGTGCAACTTGAATTTGAAATCATGGGAGtgtttgcttttcctgctgtgctgcttttttaAGTCAGACAAAATCGAGACAGTTCCCAAAATGCTTTGGGGGATATAAATAGGAAGTCGTCCTTTGCTGTGGACTCAGTGAGCCATGCTGTGGGATGCGACTTCAGCCCTCTTATTTTAGCCAATATTTGTCTATATTTTGGAACATTGGCAGCATTTAAAGTATGCCGAATTAGCTACAAGCAGTACCTGTCTGCATTGTACCCATGAACGTACAGACAGCTATCACCGCATCACTTTGATTCTGTGGAAAACTTAAAAAGGTGAAGATTCCCAGGCGGGTTTCGGAGTTTTCACCTGTTCAGTTTGTGGTTTCTCAGCGGATTTAAGGACGTTTATTCGCGGTGCATCGGAGAAAAGGATGTCCCCTGAAAGCGTAAGTCACACTAATGTTGAAAATATGTGTATCATGTCTGTTTATTCTGCTTTGACTGAATTATTACTGCAAAACTTGGCGCTGGGGGTTTTAAAAGTCCTTGATTGCGTCCAGGAGGTGTTTTGATAACTAGATTAAACTACAATAATTAACCTACCTGTAGCTTTCACCTGTGGTGTGCTCGCAGTTTGAAAACTCTGCTCCGATGGGGCAAAATCGTGCTGTAGTTACCTTTAATATCCTCACGGGTGCGCCAGAGAGTCGTGGATTGCCACATAGTGTCTCTACAGCGACAGTACAGCTGGATGATGTTCTTGAAGTGTCATTAATTAGCTCTACAAAAGTCTATTTCATAAGGAGGCAAACTTTATAAACGTTTTTCATGATATTGTGTTCTattgtgtttatctgtgtgtgagaaaaggGCCAGATAAGAGCTAATCTGCCCTCTCTGTGTTCCTGTTTGCAGGGATTTGCATGGAGAGCCAGAAGACCAGGCAGCTGCATGACAGGCCGGTCGCTCCCAGGGGCTTTCTCATTATCCCCGGATTAATGGAGGTACAGCCCTTTGAATTTACATGGGAGCCTGGGTGATAGATAGTGAAGAATCCCTCAGCCTACCCTAAACTCCACTAACACCTCAAACGACCTctggggctgctgctgctaatcTGAAGTGAATTTTAAACCTTTTTACCTGAGGGGAAAATAAGAAGCACTGACTTACATACACACAGGAATTTGTCTGAGTCTGAGGTCTGAACTTGTTCAGAGTTTAATGGCAGGGATTACTGCAACAAACTGACCAGAAACCTGCTTCATAGACTACATTTGGGTTTGATATGCAAAGTAAAGCCAATGCTGTCTTTGTGCTCGTCCAGCTGGTTTgctaattttccattttctacaAATTAAAAGTGCcataaatgcataaaatatgtcaaataCAGAGCAGTAAAGCACGTTGGGATTTCGCTCCAAGCTCAACTTTATTTAAGCAAAAATATTTCTTCATGATTAGACAAAGGACACATAATTTACAGGCTGCTGATGGAAAAATACATCTACATTTATTTACACGTTTAGTCTTTGGtctcaaaacatttccatttcactGCAAACGTCAGGAATTAACAGTCAAATCCCTGAGGTTTGAGAGTTTAAAGTGCAAAAGGTGTGGGCAATGTCTCTCATTTGTGTCTAAATACCCGCTTAGACAATCTCGTGGGTGGTGTAACATGACGGGACAAACAGTCCGTTTCTGGAGGCCCACTCAGCCCACAGTTTTCCGGCCGGGTGGTAAATATGCTCCACAGGTTTCTTCACTGTCTCTGAGGTGGCGGTTTCTGCCAAAGACCAGATTTTGGGTTTCTGGCTGGACATGTTGTCTTTACTTTCCAAAGCAGCTGGCGTGTCGGAGTCGCTCTTTTCAACTTTCTTGACAGGTGCGAGCTCTCTGTCTTCGCGCTCGCTGATTGGCTGCGTCTCCAGCCGCTCACCCACAGGTGCCGAGCCGCCCAACGCGCTCTCGACCTGCCCGTCCGTGTCTGCGCGCTCCGTTTGTGGCTCTTCCTCGTCCCGCTCGTCCAAATGACATTTCTGCAGGGAGCCGTCGTCGTCgtcactctctccctcctgctcctcatcctcctcgtcTGACTTCCCCTTCGACGCCCAGCTGACCCTGTTCTCCTTCTTCAGGCGTCGCCTCGCGTTGGCGAACCAGGTGGAGACCTGCGTGAGGCTCATTTTGGTGATGATGGCGAGCATGATCTTCTCGCCCTTGGTCGGATACGGGTTCTTCAGGTGCTCGTTCAGCCAGGCCTTCAGCGCCCCGGTGCTCTCTCGGGTGGCCACCTTGGCGACCCGTCCGGGATCCTCGGCTGCTCCCGGACGGTACGGCGGGTAGAAAGCTCCCCCGCGAGCCAGGAGCGCGTGATGGTAGGGAGAGACGGCCTTCAAGTCGAAACCATTCTGGGAAAACAGAGAAGGAACGTGTAAGAGCGAGCAATTACGCACGGAGCTGGCGACCCTTGACCCCAGGAGCGCACAAGTGGACAGAAGTGCAGTGAGGGTGGAAACACTCCTAAATTTATTTTCCTGACTTCAGCTTTTTTTAGGCTTTGAAGGCGAACCTAACTTCTAAAATCCTCAACATCagatttcacacacattttcgTTGTAGTATGAAGCATTGGAGCTTTCCGTGCCATGACTGAAATGCAACTCACCATGTGTGCGATGTGCCTGTGGTGTGGATAGGGGATAAAGTTGTATCCTTGTAGTCCTGAGTATGTTATGGGGACTCCAGCTGCCATCGCTGCCAGATGctgagcctgctgctgctgctgctgcacgcCCGGTGGGCATCCCAGCACCGGAATCTGATATCCAGCCGGCATGCCGACGTTCCTGTCCAAGAAGAAGCTGCCAAATCCAGTTTGCGATGCGGGCATCTTTCCTGCGTCCCGGCTTTTCGGGTTTGAGTGGCAGTCCGAGCTCCTGGATCTATTTATACACACCCAGCttcaagcgtgtgtgtgcggggggagggtgggggaggTCCCTCTGGTATTGACTGACAGCTACGTTCAAAAGACCTACAGCTTTCACTGGCGACAAATCCCATCAAAGAAGCCCTCCGCTGTTCCTTTTAGCGTTTTCGTGGAGAGGCTAAATATGCGCTACTTGCCGCAACACAGTGATTTCTGGAGAGAAGTTTCAATTCAGATGCAACCTTTTCTTTGGAGAGGTGCATAAAGACTCTGAATTAACCGTCCGCTGCGCGTAACAGCAACATTTTGTATTTTCGTCATAAAATTCAGTCTTTAGGTTTGTGCCATTGCGCCAATAAAACGCAAAACTAACTTTTTTTACATGCACAGCTCACAAAGAGAAGAATTTAAAATTTTCAATGTTTTAATCGTTTTTATCATGTATTTAGTTTGCCTCTTATTTAGTTTTCACGACAAGGAAGCTCACACCAGCTTGATGTCATTGTTATGACCAATTTAACACCTCGTGTCGTCGGAGAGCTTAAAAACTGACCTGGATTCAGTTAATAGCGTCCTGCCAGCCTCCGCCGCCGCTCCTGCTCCTGACGCTTCATCACCTACAGATCTGTAGATTTGTGAATTGAGTTAACCATCTCAGCATCATTGAATTACGCTaataaacaaaccaaatgtGTTTTATGCACGCGTAAAAGTGTCGCTAAGAAAGATTCCCCGAAATAAACTTGTTAGAGTTTTTggagtaaaaatgaataaagccTGTCACATTTGTCATTCAGCCTCACATACcctttttatttgttaatttaCTGACTGAACCATAACAAACTGCCCCTTTCAAACGTCGGATGGTGTTGTTTTGGGTGAAGCGCAGCGTTTCAATGGCCCTAATTAAACGAGGTTAAGTGAAACAGGTGTTGACTAATGTATATGATAATTGTGAGATAACAgatgctaatgtgtgtgtgtgtgcaggggggGTCGTCAGAGATAAGAGGAGAAGATTACACTTCTTATTGTCCCCCCTCATGCGCTTCAAAAGCGCCGCAGTGGAGCTCGGTGTTCGGGTTCAAAGGAGCAGCACACCTCGCTTATCTTGCATCGTTTTGATTATTATATTAACAGTATGAAGAAGTCTGGAGCTGGTGgtgacagcagtgaaaatgttactaaatgatgatgaagagtggAAATGTTTCAGGATGATCAGCAGTGCCATTTAAAAGCTTCTTGTTTTAACTGAAATCAACTCATGTTTCGGTTTCTATTTTTCCTTCCTCGGTTGCATTTCACTCAGAGCTCCATGTAGACCCCACACCTCTCTATTTtaactgcttttatttactcTCTGACTCAGTTTCAGGTagttattttttcttcatttgcttttcatgaaacacatttttaaagttgCCGCAGTGACACAAGACACGTTTAACTTCAAAACTCATAGCCGTTTCCTTCATTTAAAGACATTTGAATGGACCTGCATGTACAAGTGAGTCTAATGAGCTCACAGTTCATCTGTAACGTTTATGCCTCACGTTATTCTACGCATGCACACGCAGGTTTTAttcacaaatcaaacactgacttctGTAAAGGTGATTCGGGCTCTGAGCGTGTgctcagctgtggtcattttgtaAAAGTTTTTCATAATTATTTGAAGCAGCTGAGAAACAATTGAACTTGCAGCAGGAAAAACTGTTCAATGCTCGTATTGATTCCCTCGTTGCAGCAgatttctttttcagattttccaCAAAGTTGTCATTTTATTCAGAGCAACCAGCTGAAACTAATGCGAGCAAATTCGACGTAACTGCAGTAAATTCGGCTGACGTGAAGGCTGCAGTGTTCAGCCTGTGTTGAAACTGCTTTGAAGATCTTTTTATtgagctcagtgtttgttttgaaggCCGTCGTCGCTCGTGCTGTTGAATCGtgtgaaacaaaaagacacataGATGTGCTCGAATGGgtctgtgtgtgaaggagatGCAGAGAGATCTGAGCATCGTCTCCTTCAATGAAAAAAGGAATCTGCTCTGTGGAGACATCCTCAGTCTTATCTTTGATGTTTACACGCAAACGAGTTACGCTGATTACAGCAGTTTCTACAAGTAAACATCAGTTCATCCTTCACCAATATGAGCAATCAACGCACAATGCTGGAACGCAattaagtgcatttactcaagagCTGGACTTGTACTTTAATCCCCCTCATTTTAGTCTCTTTATTGTGTAAAATATTTCTAAAGTTTACAAAGGAGGTAAAATGTAGCAGCAGTTTATTTGAAGGGGTTCATGAACATGAAGGAATCTTAATGAATGTTTATGACTGCTGTCATTACGTGTCCTTCAGTCAATTAACCTGTAAAACCATTAAAATGATGTCATTGACAACAGTCAGAAACCTTCATTCAGGCTCGTTCACGGCAGCTGTGCTGTCAGTTTTATGCATATATAAACTGATGGCCTCTGATAAATATTATTGCTGCCCGTAACGACATGATTTCTccggcgtgggatcaataaagttatatctCATCTCATGCATCAGTGATGATACTCCATTACTGCAAAGCATAGTAATGAAACGCTGACAGAAgtcactctgcagcagcatgagTACTTTTAATTTCATACTTTAATTATATTTTTCTGCTGATGCTCAGGTCAGAtatgaatgcaggactttcacttgtaatggagtactATGTGGTATTGATACTTTGACtgcagtaaaggatctgaatacttcttccagcaCAATCGGGGAATTGATCTCTTTGAGGTGTTTTGGATCactttgagctgaatgagtgTGAAGtactttctgtctgtgctgtcaagGATTTTAAATGTAACCTCAGAGAGTGACATCCAGTGCTGATTAGAGCTGAATCGATCCATCGATTAGTCGATCAACAGGACAATAATCTCAAAAAAgtcgtaaaaaaaaaagtaataaactAAATAACTTCAGGTTTTAGACTCTTGCTCATTGGAAAAGTCATTTGGGCAAAGCTGTGATGGGAATTCTctcacagtttgacattttgttgacCAGTTAAACAAATAATCGGCAGATTGGTGTCAATAATCCGTTTTCCTCTCCTGGTTTGTTTCTCCCACTTTACCCTCCAGGTGTTCTGTCATCCTCAGAGGTGTTTCTGATATTACGTTGTATATCTGAACGTGATCGTGAGCCCAgatgtgcagagagagagagagagagagagagagagagagagatgctgggGGTGGCCTCAGATAAAACgtggcagaggtggagggaaagaaggaaTTTATTTGGGTGGGGTCCAGAGAACCTAAAGCAAATTTGAACAGGAGCAACAATGGGCCGAGCGGAGTGCAAAGAGAAGGAGGCTTATGGCATCAGTCGTCTACATCTCACAGCACAAACAGCTCAGGGCAGCGGCCTTTGTCCCTCCTGCAGGACCTCTTTTCATTCTCTTCCTTTTCTGGCAGCTCCGTCACAATGCAGGTGTTGGTCCTGCTCCGACAGGTCGAGTTTGGGCTGTTTGCCGTTAGGATGTCGGTCGTTTACAGGAGAGAAAAGCGACCAAATGGAAGACGATTGTCCTCAGTGGCTCGAAGAGATTCGGCACAAGATAGCAAAGAGGATGAAATTATCTTTATCTGCGATGACACCCGAGCCGTTCCTCTGTGCTGCGTGCCGGCTATCTGCTTTATTTACAAACCCTCTGTATATTCCACATCGCGGCTGACTAAACAGACAGTTCATTTAAGTCAGGTTTGGGGTAGAAATGCAGTGCGAGGGGCTAATGAGCAGGTCAGGACAAAAGGTTTAGGTGTGACCTCAATTACAGGCAATCCCCTACCTGCGAGCTAACAAAGGGACTGAACATGCAATTAGAGCAGCTCATAGGTGGGTGTGAACAAGACAACAAAAGAGAATCCACAGAGCCTTCAACACCGACTGCTTGTTAGTTTATTTTTCCTGCACCAGAAAAGGGGAGAAAGTTGAAACGGAGCCAGAGGAGGCAAAGAATTAGATTTATTTTAAGGCCATTGTGTGAAATCTGGAGTGAGTTTAAACGTTAGAAGAGCtcagtgaaaagatgaaaactgTGATGTGTTTAGACGGAGAATTTAAATGGAGCCGCAGATCAAAACCCCGACAAAGAAAAGCTAAATTTTAAGACTTTACATAGTAAAACACTCAGTCAACTGACAACGAACACGTAGTGGTCTCCAGCCAGAACTGCACTTTTCCTCCCTAATGAGATTTTCCTGAGGCATCAACACAAATGGAGAGATGTAAGCAAAGCGTGAATGTTATCAAGCTCTCCCACCTCTTTACTATCTGACCCCCTCTTCCCAGACCCCCTTCCACTCTTTGTCCTTTGTCATTGCTCTTATCAGTCCCACTCTATCATTCTTTCAAAATAGTCGTGGCGCTGAAACCGCTTGCAAATGTAAGTATGTCTTTGTTGAGGGCCGGCCGGTGGCCCGCCTCCCAGCTCCCTCCTGGGTGCAGCCTGATTGACGGCCCTCCGCTGGGTGAGTGACAGGCGGCATTGGGCAGGCCGTGATGGCCggtgtgacagctgctgctgctgctgctggtgcctCGCTGTGTCGGGGACCCGGTGGGTGGGTGCTGGACCCCCAGGATCCCTCAGCTTGAGAGCCCTGGCCCAGTTTGCCGGAGCCCGGCCTCCCCGGCGTGCTCGTTGTTGCAGATCAGCTTGTTAGCTCGCTGCGCCGTTTTCCAAACGTCAGCTGCGAGTTTCCCTGCACATGTGCAGAGCGTGAAAGAGGCTCAGGGTGTTTCCATGTGGGCTGCAGCTACATGCATTCATCTTCCCAATCCAGTTCACCAGGAGCACTCGACTGTAAATCCCCCATTTAACGTTCATCA includes these proteins:
- the irx7 gene encoding iroquois homeobox 7 — its product is MPASQTGFGSFFLDRNVGMPAGYQIPVLGCPPGVQQQQQQAQHLAAMAAGVPITYSGLQGYNFIPYPHHRHIAHMNGFDLKAVSPYHHALLARGGAFYPPYRPGAAEDPGRVAKVATRESTGALKAWLNEHLKNPYPTKGEKIMLAIITKMSLTQVSTWFANARRRLKKENRVSWASKGKSDEEDEEQEGESDDDDGSLQKCHLDERDEEEPQTERADTDGQVESALGGSAPVGERLETQPISEREDRELAPVKKVEKSDSDTPAALESKDNMSSQKPKIWSLAETATSETVKKPVEHIYHPAGKLWAEWASRNGLFVPSCYTTHEIV